One part of the Clostridium thermosuccinogenes genome encodes these proteins:
- a CDS encoding cell division ATP-binding protein FtsE — protein MIEAKGVSLRYKDGTLALHNVNLEIKLGELVYITGPSGSGKTSLLKLFMGVEYPTSGALKVLGQAMFRREAMKIRKLRRKIGPVFQDFRLIEGRTAMENVMMGMRFLGIPSRQIKQNAISALARVGLEHKAYSRVENLSWGEAQRVSIARAVARKPALILADEPTGNLDHANALNILDLLTSFKDKNTTVIITTHATHLIEDQKNATFVRVNKGNISIERRCESNEELLI, from the coding sequence ATGATTGAGGCAAAGGGAGTTTCTTTAAGGTATAAGGATGGAACCCTGGCTTTGCACAATGTTAACCTTGAAATAAAGCTAGGAGAGTTAGTTTACATAACCGGGCCGAGCGGTTCCGGAAAGACCAGCCTTTTAAAACTGTTCATGGGAGTGGAATATCCCACCTCCGGAGCTTTGAAGGTGTTGGGCCAGGCCATGTTCAGGCGGGAAGCCATGAAGATCAGAAAGCTGAGAAGGAAGATAGGTCCTGTATTTCAGGATTTCAGGCTCATCGAGGGAAGAACTGCAATGGAAAATGTCATGATGGGCATGCGTTTTTTAGGCATTCCCTCCCGGCAGATCAAGCAAAATGCCATAAGTGCCCTTGCCAGGGTTGGGCTGGAGCATAAGGCTTATTCCCGGGTGGAAAACCTGTCCTGGGGTGAAGCTCAAAGAGTGTCCATTGCCAGAGCTGTAGCCAGGAAGCCTGCCTTAATTCTGGCCGATGAACCCACAGGCAATCTGGACCATGCCAATGCGTTGAATATATTGGATCTTTTGACTTCTTTCAAGGATAAAAATACGACGGTCATTATAACCACCCATGCGACCCATTTGATTGAAGACCAGAAGAATGCCACTTTTGTCCGGGTGAATAAGGGCAACATTTCTATAGAACGGCGGTGTGA